Below is a window of Pseudomonadota bacterium DNA.
GGATTTTTGCACCGATATAAGAAATAAAGCCGGAGCCGTTGGCAATTAAGTCAGATGGTAAGTTGTAAGTTAGGGCGAAAAAAAAGTAACATTTTTCGTTGGAGGAGAGATTTATCTATTGACACGGGGAGGCCTTATAGGAGTTCGGTCATCATTCCTTGTCACTGCTGTTTATAACACCTCTTTCGTCACGACGTACCCACTCACTCCAATACTCCCGGCGGCGAATAAGAAATTCCTTTCGTCTTTCTGAGATATGCGGATTTGAGAGAATGGCTGCATCCCAACCGCCACTAAGTCCTCGTTCACGAGCGAGCATCGGCCTCCACCTCAATGTCGGAGGTACAGAGACAACCTGAAAACTTCCAGAATTGACGGCTTTTAGACAAACAAGGTCGTCGGCTTTCGGGTTCGGCTGAAGGCGGTCAAAGGTCCTGCCAAAGACATTTTCAGGAAACAAATGCCCGCGCTGCGGAATGCGGCTGGGATCGGCATTCGCCTCCGCTCGACGGCCGTATATAAGTAAGTAGGACGGCCGCAAACGACGTGCATGCCAACCCTGGTCGAGGCCGTAGAAAGCCTTGAATGCCTCGACATTCCTTGGAGCATCAAACCAAACTTTCCAGTCTGTAATCTGGTGCAGAGCCTGTGTCAATGCCGCAGTAGGTCTGCCATTTCTTGTGAACCAGCGTTTGGACGGAGCTTCAATTTCGATAAGAACTGGCTCTTCGGTATCGCTACTCTGAGCTATCCACATGAAGTCAGGTACCCGCCGATCATAAGACGGTAAGGACGGCTGTGTGATAAGTCCGCATAATCGAGGATAGTGACCGCTTTCACCACCAACAAAGCCAAACGCACCGGGCACCAGCGACGGATGGATTTCAAGGAAAGCCTGTATCTCTTGTTCGGATGGGGGAGAATTGCGGTTGAGCAAAGCTGTCCATTCCGCCGTAACAAGTTGCTCGTACTGTATCCAGGACAAGGGTTCTTCGGGGGACTGTTCGATTTCATATGTCCGTTCCCAATTCAAGTTCTATCCATCTCCTTTACCGAACATGGGGATCAGCCAGAGGCCGCTGGCCGATTGGCTGGATGCCATGGTTATACCACCCCTCATAGTTTGCCCCTCTCAAACGCCAAAAAACCTCATTATCGCTGGCCCCCAAGTGGACCAAATCTCGGCAAGCCCACCGGCTGCACTCAGCGTCGAGGCAACTGTGGTGCCAATTGCTTTAAGGATGCTTGGTTTCATCCTCTCCTTCTCGGGCAATAATGCCTGTTCGCTCAGGCTTTCAAGCTGTTCTAACGTGGAGGTCTTCACTTCATCCTCCAATTCATTAGACGCTGCTACTGCATCCGTTAAGGCATTAATCGCGTCCGCGACGTCAGTGAGTCCGGAGTTGTTCAACTTTCCGATATTGACCGCAATGGATTTAATGTTGTTAATTTGCCCTGTGTTAAGTATGCCAATTGTGCTATTTGATATTTTTATTTCAGTCATCTGTTTCTCCTGGATTGGCAGTGGATATCTGGCGTGTAACGAGAGACAGAGGTTGGCAGAAACTTCTACTACGTTTGAAATACTTCCCCAGTAGATAGTTCCGGCATAGCTGTCATCTTCTTTATTATGTTGAGTTCCATAAGAACCGAATTCGAATTCATTCGTTAGTTCTTTCAAGGCCCTGTACCACACATGCTTTGCCTCTCTTTCTTTGGCAACCGTCGGTAGCAATTCTACGTGCGTTTTAGCACATTCTACCAGGGCCAAACCGGAGAGTTCAGCCAGTGCTTCGAATTGACGGCATAATGCGTTGGATGGCATTCCACACAACCGCCAATATTCTCCCGCATCGCCCCATTGGAAGTCTATGCGTAAGTATTGGAGCGAGACTGAGATTCGCCGAAAACGCTCTTCAAATTCGAGCCATGAGTTCATCTATCTTTCCTTTGTATAATCGGGGGCAGTTAAGCCGTGCCCCGAAGGGGCATCGGTCTTCAACTCCTTGTTCTCCCGAAGCGGAGCGACGGGAAGGAGTTGACGGCTTAACTGCCCCCGATTCTCGCGGCGCGAAGCGCCGGGAGAACACGGTGCTCACCGGCGTGGCACGCCTTTTCGCCACGTCCGGTGCAGCTAATCGTTATGCGGTCTTTCGTTCAAACACTTTTACTTCCTCTTCTATACGACCCTTAAACCGGTCCTTTTCTGTTTCAAGGTCATAGCGAGACTGGAGGTTAAGCCAGAACCGCTCTGAAAGGGCAAAATAGCGGGAAAGGCGAAGGGCTGTGTCGGCAGTTACTGAGCGCTTCCCATGCACGATCTCGTTGATACGGCGAGCCGGAACGTTAATATCTTTAGCCAATCTGTACTGACTGATATTCAGTGGTTTGAGGA
It encodes the following:
- a CDS encoding DUF4263 domain-containing protein, with the translated sequence MNWERTYEIEQSPEEPLSWIQYEQLVTAEWTALLNRNSPPSEQEIQAFLEIHPSLVPGAFGFVGGESGHYPRLCGLITQPSLPSYDRRVPDFMWIAQSSDTEEPVLIEIEAPSKRWFTRNGRPTAALTQALHQITDWKVWFDAPRNVEAFKAFYGLDQGWHARRLRPSYLLIYGRRAEANADPSRIPQRGHLFPENVFGRTFDRLQPNPKADDLVCLKAVNSGSFQVVSVPPTLRWRPMLARERGLSGGWDAAILSNPHISERRKEFLIRRREYWSEWVRRDERGVINSSDKE
- a CDS encoding HigA family addiction module antitoxin, whose product is MTAKTMEPIHPGEVLSEEFLKPLNISQYRLAKDINVPARRINEIVHGKRSVTADTALRLSRYFALSERFWLNLQSRYDLETEKDRFKGRIEEEVKVFERKTA